Part of the Sodalinema gerasimenkoae IPPAS B-353 genome is shown below.
TACGTTTTGTTGCAATTGTCCCTTAGGAATTGGGGGACACCTGTTTGGGGAGTCCCGTTTCAGGATCGAGCGATCGCAAGGCTTGCGCCCACTTCAGGGCCAGGCTAATTTCAGTAAAGGGAACCAGAATCGGCCCCTCATCGCCTCGATAAAAACAAAGGCTAACCGTGCGACTGGTTTTGGGGGGATAGGCTTCGTTAATTCCATGACCATTCACCTGAACCTCCATAGCCGTGACTTCTTTCAGGGAGAACTCCTGCATCTCCAGCACTCCAGTCCGGCTGGGTTTACCCCACACCAGGCGATCGCCCCGTTGCCCCAAAACTGACAGAATATCGTATTTAGCGCGATCGAAGCCCTTCGCCCAACCTTGATAGGCATCCACTTTACGAAACTCATTCCAGCCCGCCCACGCCAAACCAAAAAACAACACCAGCAAGGGCAACCAAATTAAACCGCGTTCCATAACTCTCTCAAAAACTGCTCTCCCCATTGTCCCCCGTTCAGGGCCCACTCGCGATGCGTTATCTTGGGAGAACCTAGATGATTCTCCATGATCAATTGTCCATTATCGGGTGTGGTCTAACCGTTCAACCAGACAACTCAGTCGGTTCTACATCCACCAAAACCAGTTAACACCATGAAAAATTTTCTACTCACTTGCCTATTTTTCCTGGGCTTGGGGTGGGCCTTAGCGACCTTCTCAGGACTCGCCAATCAAGGAACCTACGAGTCCCTGATTCTCAACTTCCGCGATGACCTCTCCTCAGCCGAGGTCAGCCAGCAGTTAGAGGAGATGTCGCAACAGTTCAACCTCACCCCTCGTCTCAACAGCGAATTTTCCCAACGGGATCACATTTATATTGTCGAGGGCGATCGCGAAGTTCTGCAAGACCTGCGTCGCCAATTCCGGCCTTACCTACAGTTCGCCGAACCCAACTATATTTATGGCGTTCCCGAGAAGCCGATTCAGTCTAGCTTTGACGGCAGCGCCATTCCTGGACTGTCCAAGTCCTATCCCAACGACCCCCTCTATTCCAAACAATGGAACCTCAAAGCCATTAACGTCGAAGGGGCCTGGGCCGACAGTACCGGCGAGGATATCATCGTGGCGGTAATTGACACCGGGATTCTCAAAGTCGCCGACTTAGAGGGAACCGAGTTTGTTGAAGGCTACGATTTCGTCAACGACCAAGTCACCGCCGATGATGATAACGGTCACGGAACCCATGTGGCCGGAACCATCTCCCAGACCACCGATAACGAGTTCGGCGTGGCGGGGATTGCCTATCAGGCGAAACTAATGCCCCTAAAGGTTCTCAGTAAACAGGGCGGGGGTACGGTCAGTGATATTGCTGAGGCCATCCGCTTTGCCGCTGACCATGATGCCGATGTCATTAACCTCAGTTTAGGCGGCAGTGGCGAGAGTCACCTGATGCGCGATGCCATCGACTATGCCTATAACAAGGGAGTCGTCATTATCGCCGCCGCCGGGAACGCTAATCAGAACAGTGCCGGCTATCCGGCCCGCTATCCCCGCGTCTTAGGAGTAGCTGCCAGTAACGCCGCCGGAGACAAAGCCCCCTACTCTAATTTTGGCGCTGGCGTTGATATTTCTGCCCCTGGCGGTGATACCCGCAATGGGGAAACCGGGGGGATTCTTCAACATACCCTCAATCCTCAAGATGGGTCAGCGGTCTTTGCCGCCTTTCAGGGAACCAGTATGGCCTCGCCTCACGTCGCTGCTGTGGCGGCCTTGGTGAAAGCCACCGGGGTTGAGAGTCCCGATGAGGTCATGACAATCCTCAAGGAGTCGGCCCGTGCGGTGGAGGAGGATAGTTTTAACCATTTTGGGGCTGGTCATCTCGATGCCGCCTCCGCTGTCCAGTTGGCGGTGAAAGGCCAGTTGAATTTCCGGGACTTTTTCCGCTGGTTACGGGATAACGGCTATTTGAACCCTCGTTTTTGGATTGATGGGGGAACCATCGCCCTGATTCCCAAGTTAGCGATGGTGATTGGGTCCTATTTGCTGGCCTGGTTGCTACGCAATTACTTCCCCTTCCGCTGGAATTGGAATCTGGCCACGGGGTTGGTCATGGGAAGTTCGGGGGTCTTCATTCTCCGCAGCTTCTATGTATTTGACTTGCCCCAATGGCCCCTACGGCTGGCGGGGAGTTCCCTGCCGGAGTTAGGGACAGCGGTTCAGGGGAATCCGGCGTTGAACCCCATTTTTGCTAGTGTCTTGATTCCAGGAGTGCTACTGGTGTTGCTATTGGGTCATGCTCAACGGAAGTGGTGGGCCATTGGCGCAACCCTTGGGGTGGCAAGTTGTTTGGCTGTCAGTGCGGTGGTAGACCCTGAGTTAGTCTGGCTGGGCAGTGGCTGGCTGGCCCGAGGCTTCTTGGCGGCGAATGCGATCGCCTGTTGGATGTTGGCCCGATTGGCCGCGAAACCTGGAGGAATTACAGCATGAAGCTAACCGGAGTGATCAAACACGTCGCCATGGGGACGGGGACCTGGACCCTCGAAACGGAGACGGGGCAAGTCTATGAACTCCATGAAAGCACCCCGTCAGAGGTCTTACAGTCCGGTCAATCCGTCACCTTAGAGGGAACCGTCCGTGATGATGTGATGACCCTAGCTGCCGTGGGTCCAGTTTTTGAGGTTAAATCCTTCCAACTGGGAACTGATACTTAGGCGGGTCAGTCACTGAATAATGAATGCCATTAAAAACACTTTGGACTTAAAAAATCCAAGGTGTTTTTGCTTTTTACGTGAAAACAACTAGATTAATTAAGTGAAAATACGTAGAAAGCTAACCCGTATTTTTTCTAGGTCTATCATTGGTTTTAAAAACGAAATGTCGGCAATTTAGAGGTCAGGGATGAGTTAAGGTCAATATCTGTATTCTTCACGGGGTAAGGCATAGACTGATTACAGGCTGTGTTTGAGAATGACTGTTCTATTTATGAAGCTTATGTAAAGCTACAGACGTTAAATAATAAAGTTTGGGTGAACTCTTGCCAAAACAGAAGACATCGTAGAAAGAGTCCCCTAAGATAAGGATGTGGACAAAAACACCACCTCAACGAAGGCGACGACCCAGAACTCGGTTCGCTTTCTAAACCTAAACTATTTAGAATGGAGCCATTCCCAATGAAATTCTTTAACTTAACCCTTGTGGGTCTGTCCGTTGCCACCGTCGCCTCCTTGACGCTTGGTGTTGAAGGAGCGAGCGCTCGCCCTGGGCGGGGTAATGGTAATGGGGGAGGTAATTCTAGCTCTAGCGGCGGTCTTGTCGCCCAAGAAACTTGTAACATCGCGAACCTAACCGGAACCACGGACTGCGAAGGGATCTTTGACGGCAACGATTCCAATAGCATCACCACCAGTACTGAGATGTTCGGTAAGACAGGCTGGTCGGAAATCTGGAAAGTTGATGATAGCAGTGGCACTGAAGGCCCTCTCACCGTTGCTCTAAATAATGCTGGTCAGGAAACCTCCGGGACTTGGACACTCTCTGAAGACTTTAACTTCGACCTCTACGACTCTGTCATGTTCGTCCTCAAAGGCGGTCCAACCTTTACCGCTTACAAGTCTGATGGCGTAACCATGTCGGGAACCTGGAACACGGATGATTTACGCAATGGTGGTGGAGGTGTCGGACCTGGCTTGTCTCACTTCACAGTCTGGACGACTGGCAGCGGAAGTGGTGGCAATGGTCCCGAACCCACCCCGGTTCCCGAACCCGCTGCTCTTCTCGGTTTAGGTTCTGTGGCTTTGGCCTCTCGGTTCCTGCGCCGCAAGTCTGAAGACGCTTAGGTCTCCTGGGTGTTAAGGTCTCTGGTCTAGTCTGGCTGCTCAGGCTCACGGACATTTAATAATCTTCTCTCCATACCCCCCGATCTAGGTCGGGGGGTTTTTTAATTCCTCCTCTCCCCTCTCGTGTCATGGCTGAAGCCGTGACACGCGCTCTGGGCGGCTCTGCCGCCTGCATTTGGGAGGCAGAGCCTCCCCAAGGGCATGACTTGGCAGAGCTAAGTCACGAGATTACGGTATTTTTACGTGCATTCACGGTCTAATCTGGCAAAATCACCATGAATGGGAGGATTACAGGGAAATGGTTCTTGAAGCTTACGTGAAGACACGCAGGCGGTATTGTGAAGCTTCGATGAAATCTGCGTAGCTTTGGTTACATACTAGACCTCTTGGTTTAGAATGACAGTAGAAACACGTAAAGTCTAGTTCGAAAGCCGCAGTCGCGGGTTTCTCTGGATATTTCCCTTGATAACCCTTTAGGACGTTCCGATAATGAAACTATTAAACTCAACCACCACAACCCTCTGCGGCATCGCTGTTGGCCTCCTCGCCGCCTCCGCTCCCGCCCAAGCAGCTAACCTCGTCTGGGGTACGCAGTCTGGCAACGACTGCTCAGGTTTCTTTGGCACAGGATTTGAAAACTGTGAAGTCAACGGCTCTCCGGTGATTGCTAAAGTTGATTATGAAGATGACAATATAGCTGAATGGGAAACTAACTCCATGTTCCCCACCATCACCGGCGTAGAATGGACGTTTGATGATGACGGGGCAGCCAGCGGCACTTGGACATATACTAAGGATGATTCTGCAGATCCCGATATTCGCTATTGGGTTGCCAAAGGCGGTAATAGCTTTAACCTCTTCTATCACATTGCCGATGATGCAGATGCCTCTGCTTGTATGGGGGCCAATGCGTTCAGCTCTGAGTGTTTGCAACAAGCAATTGTCTCAACCACTGGGGAATGGTTTACTCCCAACACTCCTGGTCCTGTGGGTAATCAAGCTGGCCTGTCTCACCTGACGTTCTATGATACGAAAAATGGTGAACCTAATCCAATTCCTGAACCCGCTACGATCTTCGGTTTAGGTGCGATCGCCCTAGCCTCCCGCTTCCTCCGTCGCAAATCTGACGACGCATAACATCCAGGAACGAGATTAGATATTAACTCGGTCTATCAACGCCCCCAAGCGTAACTTGGGGGCGTTTTTGTGGGGTCATTCAGGGAGCTTGCCGGGAGGGTCGGCAAAATGTGAGAATGCTAGGGTAGTTCGACCGTCACAGTCTCGAAACCTTATGGCCAGTCAATCCCCCATCCCTGTCGTTGTTAACGGTGCTGCCGGAAAAATGGGCCGCGAAGTCGTCAAAGCCGTTGCCCAAGCAGAAGATATGATGCTCCTCGGGGCGGTGGATACCAATCCCAACGTGGCGGGCCAGGATGTGGGTGAGGTGGCCGGCTGTGGTCCTCTGGAAGTGCCAATTCTCAGTGACTTACAAAGTACCTTAGTCATGGCCACCCAGGAACAAACTCAAGGGGTGATGGTGGATTTCACTCATCCCAGTGGTGTCTATGAGAATATCCGAGCGGCGATCGCCTATGGGGTGCGTCCGGTTGTAGGAACCACGGGCCTAAGTCCTGAACAAATCCAAGATTTGGCAGAATTTGCCGAAAAAGCCAGTACCGGCTGTCTGATTATCCCCAACTTCTCCATTGGGGTGGTGCTGATGCAGCAGGCGGCCATTCAAGCCTCGAAATACTTTGACCATGTGGAGATTATCGAACTCCATCATAATCAAAAAGCCGATGCCCCTTCAGGAACAGCTATTAAAACCGCCGAAATGTTGGGGGAATTGGGCAAACGCTATAACCCAGCGGCGGTTGAGGAAGAGGAGAAGTTACAAGGGGCCCGAGGGAGTGTGGGCCAAGAAAATATCCGTATTCATAGTGTCCGCCTTCCGGGACTGATTGCCCACCAAGAGATTCTCTTTGGGGCCCCCGGCCAGGTCTATACCCTACGCCATGATACGAGCGATCGCGCCTGTTATATGCCCGGAGTCCTTCTGTCGATTCGCCAAGTCACCCAACTCAACGCTCTGGTGTATGGCTTAGAGAAGATCATCTAATCTCCAGTTCCCCCAAGAGTGCCACCCCTCCAGTCAAGTTTTGTCATTATTCGTACACTAGAGATAGCCCATCTTGTCGGTTTAAGTCGGAATCGACAGACACTTGGTGACGGTTCCCACGGACACCGAGGCGATCGCACTTGGAAGATACAACATGGTCGAAATTCTCGCCGCCCTGTCTGCATCCGCTGCGGCTGGCCTGAGAATTGGTCTACCTCTGCTGATGATTGGCTTGGTGAAAACCAATCTTTGGTCGGATGTGCCACTTCTCTCCAACTTCTCTCCCTCCCTGGTAGTAGGAGTTCTCGCCGCTTGGTCTTGTTTTGAACTCTTTGCTTCAAAACAACTTCTCGGGCAACGAGTGTTACAAATCATGCAATTGGTCTTTTCGCCCATCGCCGGGGCGATTGTCGGCATGGCGGTGGCCCAACTCGCGGAGATTGAAGATTGGCAAGTTGGGGTAATCGGGATTGTTGGCGGACTGCTGGCATTGGTGTTGCAATTGGTGCAAACGGGTTGGTTTTTCCGGTTACGGGGACTCCCTATCTGGGCCATTTGGCTGCAAGATGCCCTCTCAGTGCTCCTCGTCCTCTTTGCCTTTGATGCCCCACAACAGGGGGGCTTGATTGCCCTCCTCCTATTATGGCTGGCCATTCGCAGTTCCTCGGCTTGGTATCGTTGGCATCGCCAGGAACGCTACAAACGTCGTTTGATGCAACACGCGGAATATCAGGAAGCCCTAGAGGAGGAGGAGGAAAACCAGCAATCCTAGAAAAATTTCAGAAATTTTGCCAAAGTCTCCGGAATCCCTCCCCTCCCGACGAAAGTAAAAGATAGGTAGATGCACCCTGATGATTCAACCCCGGCAATTACACCCCGCCGGGGTTTTTTTGTGGCTTCCCCCTCAAAAGGGCCATCTCAGCCAGCGGCGGAGACTGTTGGAGAGGCGATCGCCCAGAGTAATTTCATCGAGCCAAGTGGCTTCGTTAGCGGCCCATTCATCCACCACCACTCGCCCGAGGGGAGTTAAGCGAAAACTATCGGTAATTCCCTGGCCATCCACTTCTCGCCGTAAAACCCCTACATTAATCAGCCACAATAAATCATTCTCAGCCGCAAGTTCTCCCAGGGGATAGAGGCTATATCCCTGTTGTACCCCCGTCTCACCGACAATCTTTTCCAAGAAAATCCCCTGTTGACGGAAGTCTTGATAAAGTTTCAGGGTGAAGGGGGCGCAACGGATGGCCCGACGGGCGCGATCGAGGCTAGTTTCGGAATAGGGAATCGAGGTCGAGGGGGGAAGCGTCATAACTCATGGGGCCGGGGGACTTGTACCCTGTATTCTAAAGGAACAGAGGTTACAAGTTCCTCTTCCCGTCCTCGATTTTCCCTGTCTGCTCTAGTTCCCATGTCCATTGTTGTCGCCACGTTCTACCAATTTGTCCCCCTCCAGGATCTCGACTCCCTGCGATCGCAGCTTCTGGAGTTCGGGGGCGATCGCCATCTCAAAGGAACCCTGATTCTTGCCCCAGAAGGCATCAACGCCACCGTCGCCGGACCCCGAACGGCGATCGATTACCTCATGGCAAAACTGCGCCAAATGCCCCAATTTCAAAGCTTAGAACGCCTAGAGTATAAAGAGTCTCAAAGCCAAACTTCCCCCTTCCAACGCTTCAAAGTTCGCATCAAACCGGAAATTGTCACCTTCAGACAAGAGAATATCAACCCTCAAGAAACCGTAGGAACCTATATTCAAGCTACGGAGTGGAATCAACTCATCTCAAATCCCGAGGTCACCCTCATCGATACTCGCAATGAGTTTGAAGTCGAAATCGGCACATTTAAGGGCGCTCAAAACCCCAAAACCTCAACATTCACGGAGTTTCCAGATTATATCAAAGAAAATTTAGACCCCCAAAAAACTCCTAAAGTTGCCATGTTTTGCACCGGAGGAATTCGTTGTGAAAAAGCAACATCTTATCTCTTAAAACAAGGATTTAAAGAAGTTTATCACCTCAAAGGAGGGATTCTCAAATACCTCGAAGACGTCCCCGAAGAGGACAGTTTATGGGAGGGAGACTGTTTTGTCTTCGATGAGCGAGTGGCGGTACGACATGGTCTAGAACGAGGAGACTATGAACTCTGTCTCAGTTGTGGACATCCCCTCTCCCCAGAAGAGCGCAACTCTCCCCACTACGACTGGGGGATTTCCTGTCCCCATTGTTACGGAAGTCTGAGCGAGGAGAAACGCCGCCGCCGAGAAGAAAAAGTGCGCCAGCTACAGCTTCAACGCCAACGTCAAGCCGTCAGCGATGGGAACGACACTTAACGAGATGCGATCGTCTTGATGGAGGGCAAGGTTAAACTCACGAATTGCCTGAGTGCGTTTATCGCTGACCGTTTCATCAGCAACTTGCCCCGACCATAAAACATTATCGATCGCAATCAGGCCCCCCGATCGCACCAGTTGCAGAGATTTCTCGTAATAGTGGGGATAGTTACGCTTATCCGCATCAATAAAGGCAAAATCAAAACTCTCGGCCTCTCCTGCGGCCAAAAGTTGATCCAGACTGTCTAAGGCGGGGGCCAAGCGTAACTCAATGTTGTCAGCGACTCCGGCTTGTTGCCAATAGCGACGGGCGATCGCCGTCGTCGTTTCATCAATATCACAAGTTACCAGCCGGCCCTCCGGGGGCAATGCCAGGGCCACCACCAAGGCACTATAACCAGTAAATGTGCCAATTTCTAGGGTTTTTCGCGCCCCGAGAAGCTGTACCAGTAGGGCCATAAACTGCCCCTGTTCCGGCGCAATCTGCATCCTGGCACCGGGTAAGTGGGCGGTTTCCTGGCGCAACTGCTGTAATACTGGATGCTCTCGGAGGGAGATATTGAGGAGATAATCGTGGAGTTGGGGGGATAAGCCGAGGGTTTTGGGGGACATGGGGGAAGAAGGCAGTAGGCAGTAGGCATAACCCACCCCGCCCTCCGGGCACCCCTCCCAAGAGGGGATAGACGTAGGGGCGTACCCTTGTGGTCGGTGAGCGATAGCCGAACCGTGGTCGCCCGAGGCAATAGGGGGGATGCCGTGAGGGGTTAAAATGGGAGTCAACTGACTATGTTAAAGCGTTACAGGGTTTTTACCACGGGATGGATACTACAGAAAATCGGATTGAACTCCCAGATGATTTAGAGGATGCGATCGCCCAGGCGAAGGCGGCGACGAAAGCAGCCCTGGAGGATGGCTATCGCGTAATCCAGGTTGAGATCGTCTATCCAGAACTAAAGGCCCAACCTATTGCTGAAACCTTTATCCCCGTACTGACGGAGATGGGTTATAACCTCAAAGTCATGTTCCCCGACACTGGGGCCGCAGCTTTGGCGCGGCGGGATTGGGGAGATACCCCCTTTAAAATTACCGATGTGGGCAGTCGTCGCCTCCCCGTCACCAGTCAGATGGAAGAGACGGATGAGTGCTATCTGTTGGTGGAACCGTCGGATGTGGAAATTGAACAAGTCGAGAAACTGGCCAACGAAGCCGGCGATCGCCCGGTTATTCTCCTCCTCCCTCGCCTCGAAAGTGTTGCCACCGTGGGCATTGGCTACGCCGCCCGCCAGTTACGGGAACGCTTCCTCAGCAAAATCACCTCATGCTATTATGTTCGTCCCCTTCCCGGTGGCGCTCTCTTACGGATTTATCCCTCGCCCTGGATTGTCTGGACGTTAAATGAGGAGAATCAATATGAGGTGTTAACGGAAATGTCCTACAAACCCGTTGGCGAGGAACTTGAACGCCTACTAATGGGTGAAGAACTCGAAGACAGTTCCCCCGAACCCAGCGAGAGTGACTCCAACGCTCCCCCAAGTTCCAACAAACCCCAATCCCGAGGCCTATTCGCCGAAGTCCAACGCTTCATCCGCGCCCTCACCCAGTAAAAGGCAAGAGGCAATAGGCAAAAGGCAAAAGGGAGGTGTTTCCCGTTCCCTATTCCCCCCCCTACTGCCTACTGCCTACTGCCTACTGCCTAGGGCGACCACGGTTCGGCTATCGCTCACCGACCACAAGGGTACGCCCCTACGTCTTTTTTGTTCCCTGTTCCCTGTTCCCTGTTCCCTTCCCCTATGCCAGACTTACAAGACGAACTCATTGAAGTTCTCCAAGAACCCCCAGATTTAGACTTTGATCTGCCCAATCCTGAGGATGAGGATTTACCAGATTTTGAGTTTTTGCAACAAATTGATCGCGCCTGGTTGGTGTGCGATCGCTTTAACTTACAAACCGATATTTGGCGGGGGCGGATTTTGCGGGCCGTGCGCGATCGCGAAAAAATTGGCGGTGAGGGACGGGGTAAAGGCTTTCTCAAATGGCTCAGCGAACGGGAAATCAGCAAAAGTCAAGCCTATTCCCTGATTGAACTGGCCAATAGTGCCGACACCTTACTCCAACAGGGTAAACTCGACCCCAACAGCATTAACAACTTCAGTAAACGAGCCTTTGTCGAAACCGCCAACTCCCCCATCGAAGTCCAGCAACTGGTAGCCTCAGCGGCCCAGGATGGCGATCGCATTACCCGCCGCGAAGTCAAACAACTCTCCGATGAGTGGATGGCCATGACATCAGAGTTATTACCTGAAGAAGTCCGGGATTTAGCAGCGGATCACTCCTTACCCGCCCGCCATGTAGCCCCGCTGGTTCGAGAACTCGAAAAACTCCCAGAAAACCATCTCAAAGAGATTCAACGGGAAGCCGCCGAACATCCCGATGTGGAAACATTAAAACAACTCACCACCGAAGCCCGCAATCTCTCAAAATATATTGACGCCGCCTCTCAGGTACAAACCCTACAAGATCCGTCCCTGGATTTAGAAATGGCCCTAGAAGAGGCCCTACGGATCGGTTCCTTGAGTGTCGCCTCAGATTTGGTCAAACAGGCGGCCCAACTCGAACAAACGGTGACAAAACTCTATACCACCTGGAAGCGTCTCTCCAGCCAAGCCGATCGCCTCTATGTGGACACCGGGGCCAGCACCCCCAACCTGCGATCGCTCATCACCATCGTCGAACGCATCAGCGGCCCCATCATCGAAGTTCCCCTTGATGACAGCGGCGAACACAGCGTTCGTCTACAAATCCTGAGCGACTAACCCAAGCCAAGCAAATTAAGGCGGTGCGTTCCGGCAAATTCCCATTAAACGCTCAAAGCTAACAACGATTGCAAGCCGGAACACACCCTACCCTCCCCATCTTGCCCCGGGGTGAGGGGTGGGTTACCCCCTATTCCCTATCCCCTGTTCCCTATTCCCTATTCCCTATGCACCCTATTCTCATTACCGGAGGAGCCGGATTTATCGGCTCAAACTTTGTTCGCCACTGGTGTCAAAACTATCCAGAAGCCCCTGTCGTGGTTCTCGATGCCCTCACCTATGCCGGAAATCGCGCCAATATCGCCGACCTCGAACAACAAGGTAAACTAACCTTTGTTCAGGGCAATATCTGCGATCGCCCCCTCCTGGATCGTCTGTTGAGTGAACATGAAATTGATATCGTGGCCCATTTCGCCGCCGAATCCCATGTTGATCGCTCAATCCTCGGCCCCGAAGCCTTTATCCAAACCAACGTCGTCGGCACATTTACCCTCCTCGAAGCCTTCCGTCAGCATTACAGCCAACATCAACGGGGACGATTTCTCCATGTCTCCACCGATGAAGTCTACGGAAGTCTCGGCCCAGACGATCCTCCTTTCTCCGAAACCACCGCCTACGCACCCAATAGTCCCTATTCCGCCTCCAAAGCCGGAAGTGATCATCTCGTACGTTCCTACTTCCATACCTATGGCCTACCAACCCTAATCACCAACTGTTCCAATAACTACGGCCCCTATCACTTCCCCGAAAAACTGATTCCCCTGATGTGTATCAACATCCTCCTCGGGAAACCCCTCCCCATCTATGGAGATGGGCAAAATGTGCGGGATTGGCTCTATGTAGAAGACCACTGTAGCGCCCTGGATACAGTGATTTTTAACGGACGTCCTGGACAAACCTATAACGTTGGCGGCAACAATGAAGTCAAAAACTTAGATCTCGTCCATCTCCTCTGTACATTAATGGATGAAATGGCCCCTCAACTGCCAGTTCGTCCAAGTCAAGAGTTGATAACATTTGTCCGCGATCGCCCCGGACATGACCGGCGCTATGCTATCAACGCCAGTAAAATCAAGACAGAACTAGAATGGCAACCGTCGGTCACAGTCGAAGAAGGGTTACGACGGACTGTGAGCTGGTATCTCAGTCATGAAGACTGGTGGAAACCCTTGCTCTCAGAAGATTACCGCAACTACTACGACCAGGTATATGGCCCTGAGTCAGCCCCGACTTCCACCTAAACTAGAGACTACCATGAAGGAAGGGGCCCTGAGGTTATCAAACCTAATCCCCTCTTTTCTCTAAGTTGGGTTCGTTGGATATGTTTCATGGTCGTTTCACAGCCATCACACAACCAATACAACGACTGAGTACTCAGGTTCCGTTGCGCCTTATTTTGGTGGTTCCCTTTCTCCTGGAAATCATCTTGATTGTCGGCTTAACGGGCTGGTTTTCGCTGCGCAAGGGCCGTCAGGCAGTTCATAATCTTGTGAGCCAACTGGCCCAGGAAAAGAGCGATCGCATTGAAACGGAAATTGCTAAGTTTCTTGAAATTCCCTTGACGGTCAATCAAATCACCGCTAAAGCAGTTGCGCGCGATCGCATTGATGTTAGTAATGTTCGGAACCTGCAACCCCTCTTTTGGGACCAACTCCAAACGTTTCCCTCAATTAATAGTATTGGTTTTGGAGAATCCAATCAGGGTCATTTTATTGGGGTTGCGTCACGAAAAATTGACAATGAAACCCATTATTATATTGAATATGCTGACGAAGCAACCGGGGGAAACTTCAGGAGTTTCTCAGTGGATATTTTAGGACAGATGACCACTGGGCGTCTTATGAAACAGGATTTCGATGCTCGCGATCGCCCTTGGTATCAACGAACCATCGGCTTAGGTCATAGTAACTGGAGTCCTCTCTATATTCCCATAAGTCAGGCCGCCAATAACTCACTGGCGATTACGGCATCTCAACCCGTTTACGATGAAAATCATACCTTGTTAGGAGTCACAACCGTTACCCTACAACTACAATATATTAGTAATGTCCTTAAACAACTTGATATTGACTATGATGGACAAGCCTATATTGTGGACTCAACCGGTCAACTCATTGGCATTTCTGACGGAACAGATCCCCTCAATTCAATCACTGTAGATCCAGACTATCCAGGACAGTTCCTACGTCCCTATGCTCGCAATAGCAACCAAAGTATTATTGCAAAATCTGCCCAATACTTGGAATCTAAATTTGGTCATTGGAGCCAGATTACAGAGCGAAAAAACCTCTATCTTCAAACTGAAACTGAAAATTACTTCTTACAAGTTCGCCTAATTCGTGATAACTATGGTGTTCGCTGGCGTAGTGTAGTCATTGTTCCCGAATCGAAGTTTATGGGAGAAATTGAAGCTAACCAGCGTTTAACTCTTATTTTATGTGCGATCGCCCTCGTTATTGCTGCTGGACTAGGTTGGCTGACGGCCCGTTGGCTGACTCAATCCCTTTTCGAACTCAGTGAAATCAGTCAAGATATTGCCCATGGAAAACGCGATCGCCCTATTCCAAAGGGAGGAATCCGAGAAATCAGTCAACTCTCAGACTCCTTTAGACAAATGGCCCAACAACTGCAAACCTCCTTTGATGTTCTCGAAGATAAAGTAGCAGAGCGGACGGCCCAACTCCAAGAAGCCAAACAAGTCGCCGATGCCGCCAATGCCGCCAAAAGTAAATTTATTGCCAATATGAGCCATGAACTGAGAACTCCCCTAAATGGGGTTCTCGGCTATGCCCAGATT
Proteins encoded:
- a CDS encoding rhodanese-related sulfurtransferase, translating into MSIVVATFYQFVPLQDLDSLRSQLLEFGGDRHLKGTLILAPEGINATVAGPRTAIDYLMAKLRQMPQFQSLERLEYKESQSQTSPFQRFKVRIKPEIVTFRQENINPQETVGTYIQATEWNQLISNPEVTLIDTRNEFEVEIGTFKGAQNPKTSTFTEFPDYIKENLDPQKTPKVAMFCTGGIRCEKATSYLLKQGFKEVYHLKGGILKYLEDVPEEDSLWEGDCFVFDERVAVRHGLERGDYELCLSCGHPLSPEERNSPHYDWGISCPHCYGSLSEEKRRRREEKVRQLQLQRQRQAVSDGNDT
- a CDS encoding class I SAM-dependent methyltransferase produces the protein MSPKTLGLSPQLHDYLLNISLREHPVLQQLRQETAHLPGARMQIAPEQGQFMALLVQLLGARKTLEIGTFTGYSALVVALALPPEGRLVTCDIDETTTAIARRYWQQAGVADNIELRLAPALDSLDQLLAAGEAESFDFAFIDADKRNYPHYYEKSLQLVRSGGLIAIDNVLWSGQVADETVSDKRTQAIREFNLALHQDDRISLSVVPIADGLTLALKL
- a CDS encoding DUF1995 family protein, which codes for MDTTENRIELPDDLEDAIAQAKAATKAALEDGYRVIQVEIVYPELKAQPIAETFIPVLTEMGYNLKVMFPDTGAAALARRDWGDTPFKITDVGSRRLPVTSQMEETDECYLLVEPSDVEIEQVEKLANEAGDRPVILLLPRLESVATVGIGYAARQLRERFLSKITSCYYVRPLPGGALLRIYPSPWIVWTLNEENQYEVLTEMSYKPVGEELERLLMGEELEDSSPEPSESDSNAPPSSNKPQSRGLFAEVQRFIRALTQ
- the rfbB gene encoding dTDP-glucose 4,6-dehydratase; its protein translation is MHPILITGGAGFIGSNFVRHWCQNYPEAPVVVLDALTYAGNRANIADLEQQGKLTFVQGNICDRPLLDRLLSEHEIDIVAHFAAESHVDRSILGPEAFIQTNVVGTFTLLEAFRQHYSQHQRGRFLHVSTDEVYGSLGPDDPPFSETTAYAPNSPYSASKAGSDHLVRSYFHTYGLPTLITNCSNNYGPYHFPEKLIPLMCINILLGKPLPIYGDGQNVRDWLYVEDHCSALDTVIFNGRPGQTYNVGGNNEVKNLDLVHLLCTLMDEMAPQLPVRPSQELITFVRDRPGHDRRYAINASKIKTELEWQPSVTVEEGLRRTVSWYLSHEDWWKPLLSEDYRNYYDQVYGPESAPTST
- a CDS encoding ATP-binding protein, with translation MFHGRFTAITQPIQRLSTQVPLRLILVVPFLLEIILIVGLTGWFSLRKGRQAVHNLVSQLAQEKSDRIETEIAKFLEIPLTVNQITAKAVARDRIDVSNVRNLQPLFWDQLQTFPSINSIGFGESNQGHFIGVASRKIDNETHYYIEYADEATGGNFRSFSVDILGQMTTGRLMKQDFDARDRPWYQRTIGLGHSNWSPLYIPISQAANNSLAITASQPVYDENHTLLGVTTVTLQLQYISNVLKQLDIDYDGQAYIVDSTGQLIGISDGTDPLNSITVDPDYPGQFLRPYARNSNQSIIAKSAQYLESKFGHWSQITERKNLYLQTETENYFLQVRLIRDNYGVRWRSVVIVPESKFMGEIEANQRLTLILCAIALVIAAGLGWLTARWLTQSLFELSEISQDIAHGKRDRPIPKGGIREISQLSDSFRQMAQQLQTSFDVLEDKVAERTAQLQEAKQVADAANAAKSKFIANMSHELRTPLNGVLGYAQILMHSQHLTALEVRQLNSLYNCGNHLLNLINDILDFAKIEAGELSINPKITNFAKLLETVIEICQVKAEEKSLNLNIFRSPELPSYIVVDDKRLKQVLINLLGNAIKFTEPGGDVEFRIETLSSLTKNSSSEVNSVHVQFEIRDTGIGIARSDIDRIFHPFEQVSTPEHNTEGTGLGLVIVQEILHQMGTKLKVESQLGSGSCFCFDLNLDIDLCEPIGNAGGHVTAETKEQLTVANRSADPNQLPSQSHLVELLHLAKRGSLNRLGHSLDSIEVEDARLIDFCQHYRHLIQTFQVRQLVQELTRDLEIKSASEATSDQSS